One Gossypium arboreum isolate Shixiya-1 chromosome 13, ASM2569848v2, whole genome shotgun sequence genomic window, CATACTGTGAGGATCTCGACGTGGCGACGAGGTTCCTCGTCATGCTGTGGCCTGGAGTCCATATTGTAGCAACGACACTCGTATGATGTCGCGATGTCACATCCTATTTATGCAATTTCTAATAGACATCAACCTACAATTTAtttctaataatttaatatacatattcaacTCATAAGTAATCACTACGCATACCTCTCAAGCATCAATTCAAGCCCATTAATACACTATCCATCAATATGCTTATGCCATATTACCTCTAAATTATCTATCTAGTACAATtcattcaattatatacataaatgCTAATCCACAAATACTATTTGCAAAAGCATCTTTTATACTTTACAAAAACCATATGATTAACACATATACAAATTTTGCATTCATATAATTAAGTCTATTTACcaaatattcaattcaatattctCAAAAATAGCAAAATACTAAAATTGactcaacctaggtacatgtTGTATAACCAACAAAAGAAAACAATACAAAGATTGTTGAGTTTAGGATCTTTATTTTGATGCTGGAGTTGATGCTGGGAATCTCGATATATACCTAAACTACGCACGAAAAACAAACCATATGctaataacatatgaaatattCAATTGCATTCAAATTCCATGTATATACTATCAATCAATATAAAAACATTATAtaatcaatttcattcaataaataaatatatatatatatatgtatgtatatatcacTATTATTATAATCATTTCATGAACTAAGTAATCTATACGAACATTTAATACCATTATTACAATGCTAGATAGATTTGTATAATTACtcatcttgtaacatataattatGCTTCATTTGATTACCAAATCTAACGATTTATTTCTTATCTTACTGAATCAGCTCTCTGGCCTTTAATCAGTTTGCGTGATTTTTTACATATTCTCGACGTTCAACGTCGTATATAAGTGCATGTATTTCAACTTTgtaacatttaatcaatttcaatcATCGTTCAGCCAACTAGTATATTaaacccctattaacatgactagGGCttgaacggatacacggatccaaccaacacaccaattcgacacttagtgcctcatcaaAATGTCTGAAATAAGTAAATTCGCCCAGCGCTCATTAATTTAACCAAAGTACTAATTGTGCCTAGCACTCGTTAGAATGTTCGAAGGAAAATTGCGCCCAACTCTTATCGACATATAGTCAAAGTAATCTGTACTCGatctatcctatggcatgtcaattATGTCCAACCTTGCCCGACAGTTAATAGAGTAACCAATTATCTAATTCATCAAATAACTCAAATTACATTTCATCATTTTCAATTtatcaatcaatttatcattccattACATAACATAGTATGATTCAACCAAATTCAAAGCAAATTTCATCATTTCAACAAATTCCACTATTtttaattctattcaatttagtcctctatcTCGATAATCAATCACAACCATACCAATTCAATTCAATTGAATCGAATCaatcatcaatttaattttttatatttacttaAAATAGAAGCagcataattaaaaataaaattataatttgtaATATGCTTGAATTATCTAATATGTTTATATTCACTCCtaaataaaaaatagataaaattaatgAAGAgcatttttatatttgttttatattttattttagattttcttactttgtatttatttgttattttgatTCATTATTATAACATTTTGTTTATGAATTATTACTTTGCATTGTACATTATTAGTCCATTACATTTTATTCGCCTAAAAGGttgtgttttaatatttttaagttttaaaatcattttattcaaaagttttcaaaataaggcaagaCTCGGTATTTGACATCTTCGAGAAGattgtaccctaacttactgggttccaaTTTTCCTCGTTAAATCTAAGTAACCGGGTACCCTTTTCAATCAAAACGTATAAGTTTCAAATAAAAGCTTATTCTCAGGAAttcgaggtgttgtgtcctaactcactggatatgacattttatatctcgagataaggatttctaaaaaataaaggcaatgttctatgtttggaaatccgagaactcgtgccctaacgtgttgggtttcgatttttcgttggaccaaataatcaaatatccttttgtaattttgaaATGTATGAGCTTTTGGAAATCAAGAATTGATCGCGTTTTCAAAGGTTTAAAGAATcatgtcctaacgtgctggatgtggtaTTATATTCCTTCGAAATAAGAgaattttaatgttcaatttgagttattcaaatgttttaaaagaaattgtatgtaaaaatatttttttttaattttagacataaggacattaattaatcaattaggtaccaattttggccGTTACGACGGTGCTAACCCtttctcgtgcgtaaccgactcctgaaccatTTTTCTCGAATTTTGTAgacccaaaattattattttaataaatcaaaatattttattaaaatgatcaatctcaAGGTGATCCCCATCACACCtcgaaaaagatcggtggcgactctatttttgtttttaagtcaACTCTcgttttcaaattaaaaatagtttcgacagaaTATTCAGAGATCGAATTATATTTTGGACAAATCTATgaaattaaaagttataaaaataacTTCCagacaataaaaaattaaagcataatattaaattaaaatgtaacaACGAGATTAATGCATATAAATAGTTTGTAACTTCTATGAAGTTCAATTaccaatttatttatatacaaataGTTTTATCTATatataaaaaacaaataaaaatataataaaattaaaatttacaaatgaactttttttttgctttttgttTGCATTATAGGATCAAGATGACCAATACAtaattaactaaaaaggaaaaaaattaattatatataaatagatttatttataaattaaataagaaataaaaataactaaaatataataatatttaaaacatataaataaataaattaacttttttttgcaaaattttaaaTAACCCTTATTAAGTTTAATGTCTAAATTATCCCTATTGATTTTTTGTACTACCTAAAATACCCTATTAATTCCTATTGTTGTTTAGGAGTTAGTTTTATATAATAAACagattatgatgctttatttaaattttatctaacatattttaatataaagaGCAAAAGTAACAGCTTAATTTATTATAACTGCAGTTAAATCATTATAAAAGTTATACGGAATAATGAATATTGTTATAATAAATGTTGATAATGAAAATAGAATGAtcgcaaaataaaaatttattaatgttGAAAAGCGAATTATACTTTGACTAAATCTATTTAAGCGTTGAAAAATCCTATTCTAATCAAAATCAAATAGTATAAGTATAGTTCTATATAGACTCAAGTTGCGTTTAATATTTTATGATTGTATTTATTTTTCAACAAGTGGCGAGATTTGGGATACATAAACTCTAAGAGAtaccaaattttaatataataaaatttgaaaaacataaaaatctgaaaattaaattataaatttttgaaagtttagtaactaaaataaaattgagATTGCTTCTATAATAGCTAGCACATCCACTTGACTTGGGTCAACACATCATAATGGGAATGAAAATGTAATTAAGCTGTTGCTATGCAAGTCCTCAAAATAACTCCAATACCTTCCAGTCCAGTGTCCATCATTACAGATCCATTGGTATTAAATTTCAACTAATCTCCTTTAGGAGGATGCCAAGAAACCACCTCACATTGCATTTTTTTCCATGGAAGTGGACTTGATTGAATTTGACAAATTGTACGTGTTGGGAGGGTATAGAAGTTGTCAATGCCCCCACTTAGCGACACTGATTGATCCCATTTTGAACGCTACTGGATAACTATTTTTTCCTAAAGAAAATTCTTGCTATTCATCGTACTCCTTTTTTCACTTTTCCActttttcttggtgatttcataaACGAAAAAGATTTTTTTTCACACTCAATATGATAGCATGAATTATTTAGGTTAGTCAAAGTTGACGCCATTGTTGCAGCTAATTTACTTTTCCCTGGAAAGCCATTGCTTGCCTTAGAGAGCAAAGATCATGAATACCAATGCTTGGAGCGCCTTTCTAATGATCACTCTTTTGATGCCATTGATCATTTCGGCGTTAGTTTTTGTTGATGCTGAAATCATGGACTACCCCTTATTTGTTGATGGCCCGAAATCCTGGAGAATCCCTTCCTCATCTGACTATAATTTCAGGGAGTCATATGGTGTGAAGCCGATCCTTGTTAATGGGATGTTTGTCTGTGGTTTCCATTGCAGCTATGATGGTGACAATTGCCTATTTGCTATCTCTATCTTCAGCACGAGTTACGATGGTCATATCAGATCTTCTCCACAAGTGGTATGGTCGGCTAATAGAGGCCATCCAGTTCAGAGTCAAGCACAGTTGCAACTCTTTCATGATGGCCAGTTTAGGTTGACAGATGCTTACAATTTTTCTGTTTGGGACCGATACATCGTTGATACGTCAAGTTCAAGGTTAAAATTGAGTGCGGAGGGAAACCTCATGCTGCTTAACAATGCAAGCGACATGGTTTGGCAGTCATTTGACTACCCAACGGACTCTTTAGTTCTTGGTCAAAGTTTAATGTCATACCCATCATTGACGGCAAGAGGATCGCTACCGAATTCAATTAGATTTTCGTATAAATTTGCTGTCAATTATTCTGTTGGCTACTTCACTGCTTCTATGGATCCCTATTACGTAAGTCCTATCTTGTCtgatgttgatcttgaattccAGAAAGGAAAGTTCGGGAATTTCTCCGTGTCAGCCTCAGCTAAGTTTATACAGTTGGGAAGTGATGGCCACTTGAAGGCATATGAGTGGAAAGATTCCAAGTGGGAGGGGACTGATCTACTCCCCATTGATCCATGTAGTTATCCATTCGCATGTGGAAATTATGGCTTTTGCTCAAAAGAGGGATGCAGTTGCCCTGTTGATGCAAGTGAAAATGGAACTACTTATTTTAAGCCAATAAATTATACAAAGCCAGATCTTGGATGTTATGCAGTTTCACCAATCTCTTGTGAGAGTTCTATTCATCAGAGTTTTCTCGAGCTACAAGGCTACTATTTTCATCCCGTGAAAAAACATTTGATCTCTGAGACAAAAACTTTAAAAGAATGTAAAGCACTCTGTTTAATCAACTGTTCTTGCGAAGCCTTTATGGATACAGAGGGTTCCTGCTATTTTCTGTCTGGAGGATTGTCCATCGCGAAAAATTATTCTAGCGGTTATGGTACTTACAATGACAACTCAGTTTTTATGAAGGTGCAAAGTTCTCCCTTTTCACAGAGTCCTAACAAGAATGTTTCATCACCCAAGTATACATCAGTTATTGTGGGCTCAACTCTTGGAGCTATCTTTGGTGTGTTTCTTATATGCGCTTTCATTATTCTAGGATTTAGAAAAGGGTTCCAAGAAGTTGAGGAAGATTATCTAGACAACATGCTGGGAATTTCAACTAGATTCTCATATGAAGAGCTGAAGAACGtcaccaaaaattttagcaacAAGATTGGTGAGGGTGGTTTTGGGTCTGTTTTTCATGGAACCTTACCTTCGGggtctgaagttgcagtgaagcatcTTGTTGGCTTTGGTGCAGTTAACAAGTCCTTTGTAGCTGAAGTTCAAACAATTGGAAGCATTCACCATTTCAACTTGGTAAGTTTGGTTGGATTTTGTGCTGAAAAATTCAACAGGCTTTTAGTCTACAAGTACATGGCAAATGGATCGCTAGACCGATGGATCTTCAATAAAAACCAAGAATCTGCTCTTAGATGGCACATTAGAAAGAATATCATTATAGATATAGCCAAAGGACTAGCCTATCTTCATGAAGGTTGCAATCAAAAGATAATTCACTTAGACATCAAACCTCAAAATATCCTTCTAGATGAGAATTTCAATGCCAGAATTTCAGATTTTGGGTTGTCTAAGCTAATTGGAAGAGACCAAAGTCGAGTCGTAACAGCTATGAGGGGAACCCCTGGTTATATCGCTCCTGAATGGTTAAGCTCAGTTATAACTGAAAAAGCAGATGTCTATAGCTTTGGTATTGTGGTCCTGGAAATTCTATGTGGGCGACGAAACGTCGATAAATCTCAACAAGAAGAGGATATGCATTTACTGAGACCTTTTAGGAGAAAGCAAGAAGAAGGGCAACTGTTGGATTTAGTCGATCAATGCAGCGATGATATGCAGTCGAATGCAACCGAAGTTGTGGAGATGATGAAGGTTGCTGCATTGTGTCTGCAAAATGAATATGCCAGGAGGCCTTCCATGTCCGCAGTGGTGAAACTTTTTGAGGACTCAAATGATGTTGTAAGTAACTTGAATGAAGATTCTCTAAATGGATTAACGTGGGAAATTGTGGGGAGTTTTGCTTCACAAGTTTCACCCTCTATATTATCTGGGCCAAGGTGATGAATATGGACATGGTGGAGATGTTCTAGGATGATATTGATGAAGATGTGATCAATATAAGCAGAGGTATGTCCCCAAAGTTCGGGCAATTTAGTTTTGTCAGTTTTCCCTTTCTAATTTACTTGTTATAGTGGTTCTCAAAGAAACGTAATAGTAGTCAATCTTTTTGCAATGTTCCGAAGTTTGTTATGTGTCAAATACTTGTTTTCATCATAATTTTTGGGTCCAAAAATTAAATGTTAAACCCAAAAGTGATCAAAGACTCAAAGGTAGTAAAATCCATGAGACAGAGTAATAGTTAAGGGTGTTTACCGTTCTAGGTGTGGCTTAAGTTTGAATTGTACTAATTGCGTTAGTTATTTGGGCTC contains:
- the LOC108462248 gene encoding G-type lectin S-receptor-like serine/threonine-protein kinase SD2-5, with the protein product MNTNAWSAFLMITLLMPLIISALVFVDAEIMDYPLFVDGPKSWRIPSSSDYNFRESYGVKPILVNGMFVCGFHCSYDGDNCLFAISIFSTSYDGHIRSSPQVVWSANRGHPVQSQAQLQLFHDGQFRLTDAYNFSVWDRYIVDTSSSRLKLSAEGNLMLLNNASDMVWQSFDYPTDSLVLGQSLMSYPSLTARGSLPNSIRFSYKFAVNYSVGYFTASMDPYYVSPILSDVDLEFQKGKFGNFSVSASAKFIQLGSDGHLKAYEWKDSKWEGTDLLPIDPCSYPFACGNYGFCSKEGCSCPVDASENGTTYFKPINYTKPDLGCYAVSPISCESSIHQSFLELQGYYFHPVKKHLISETKTLKECKALCLINCSCEAFMDTEGSCYFLSGGLSIAKNYSSGYGTYNDNSVFMKVQSSPFSQSPNKNVSSPKYTSVIVGSTLGAIFGVFLICAFIILGFRKGFQEVEEDYLDNMLGISTRFSYEELKNVTKNFSNKIGEGGFGSVFHGTLPSGSEVAVKHLVGFGAVNKSFVAEVQTIGSIHHFNLVSLVGFCAEKFNRLLVYKYMANGSLDRWIFNKNQESALRWHIRKNIIIDIAKGLAYLHEGCNQKIIHLDIKPQNILLDENFNARISDFGLSKLIGRDQSRVVTAMRGTPGYIAPEWLSSVITEKADVYSFGIVVLEILCGRRNVDKSQQEEDMHLLRPFRRKQEEGQLLDLVDQCSDDMQSNATEVVEMMKVAALCLQNEYARRPSMSAVVKLFEDSNDVVSNLNEDSLNGLTWEIVGSFASQVSPSILSGPR